GCAATATTGACTTATCAGGTTTCCTTACTTCACATCGGACAGAAAGCACATTTTCCCGTAATTTTTTTGCTGTTTCAAAGCCCGCTTTTCCATCAAAAACTGTACTAATACTTTTATTTTCTCTCATCCATTGGAACAAATGAAGGGATATAAAAAATTAGTTGAGTATTAATTTTTACGCTTTTTCCTAAACAAAACAACAATGAACAACAGCAATGGAATTCCTGTTTGTAATGGAAGATGCAGATAAACAGGAACTATTTTTAGTCCGATATAGAGGTGTTCCTGGATGTTTTCAGCATTAAAATGAGAGGCTGCCAGAGTTAATAGACATATAACAGAAACAATGGCGGGATGCTTTCGCTTTTTGATCAAATTAGCTGTTCCAATAACCGCCGCATAAGTAAAAATGGAGATTTTAACGAAACAGCCAATAACTAATATCGAAATGACGAGTGCATCTAATCGCTGAAGAAAATCACCAATGGTTACCTTGCTGACAGTTTCAAGCAGAGGGAAAATGGATGTTTGTACCATTTTCGTTCCAAGAACCGCAATATCAATAGCAGATATATAACTAAGAATGAATCCGCATACCAGTATTGAAAACAGACCGGTCTTTAAATTTGAATCTGGCCGATTTAAATATGGCATCAACATGGTAAACACGATCACCTCTCCGAACGGAAAAGTAAACGTCAACGGAAAAGCCGTTTTCAAAACAGGCTTCCATCCATCTTCCAGTATAGGCAATAGATTTTCTGGCTTTACCAAACCTGATGCGAAAATGAAAATATTACTCGATAGTAGAAAGAAAATAAAAAAGAAAAAGAAAATCTCTCCTGCTCTAGCAAATGGTTCTATCCCCAGATAATTTGCATATGCGATAATAAATATCACCAATAAATTTATCACCAAATAAGGTGTTTGGGTCAATGTAGAAATGACTAAAAGACTGCCTAAAT
The window above is part of the Metabacillus dongyingensis genome. Proteins encoded here:
- a CDS encoding GerAB/ArcD/ProY family transporter: MEKVKINPFQMFSLIILFELGSAVVVGVGVNAKQDAWIAILIGMLGGMVLFCIYHYLFRQYPDLPLTGYIPKVFGKIIGYPLAVIYILYFIYIASRVLRDLGSLLVISTLTQTPYLVINLLVIFIIAYANYLGIEPFARAGEIFFFFFIFFLLSSNIFIFASGLVKPENLLPILEDGWKPVLKTAFPLTFTFPFGEVIVFTMLMPYLNRPDSNLKTGLFSILVCGFILSYISAIDIAVLGTKMVQTSIFPLLETVSKVTIGDFLQRLDALVISILVIGCFVKISIFTYAAVIGTANLIKKRKHPAIVSVICLLTLAASHFNAENIQEHLYIGLKIVPVYLHLPLQTGIPLLLFIVVLFRKKRKN